TTCCTCGCCAGCGCAATCCAAGCAGAGTCAAAGGAGAAGCCGGCAGGGGAAACACAGGCCGTGGTCCCAGGGTGGCTTGTTCAATTACCAGCTCACTTAGTGATGACGGAGTTGCTGGTCCCAGCTCTGCTCACGAAGCGAGGACCCCATCCTCACCGCACTGGCTTTCGTTCCTGCCTTTGGAGTTCCCAGTTTCTCCTCCGACCTCACACCAGCCTTTGGGAGGGGGCCACATCCAGGGTTTGAGAGGGGATGCCCGGAGGCCATGGGTGGGAGCCTTGCAGCTGGGACCCCCCCTCTCAGGTTCTCACAAGGGGTCCATCCTTTGGGGGTCCCGGAGGGGAGGCAGACCTCTCGTCTCCAGCATGAGGAGGGAAGCTCTGGGCGTGGGATCCTGGCTGAGCCGTGGCGGAGGGGGGGAAGGGGCCACAGAGGCTCTTGTCTACGGCCCAAAGACCTCCGAGGAGGTGCTGCTTGGGAACGGTGCTCTCTCCTGATCCAGGCGATGAAGGAAGTCCTTGGGCAGAGCAGCTGCCGGCGTGCCAGGGGGGGCTCCCAGGAAGGTCTGCTTCAAGTAACCAGTAGTCAGGTGGGGGTGAGGAAGCGACTCCCCATCCGTGCTGGGGGGAGGCCCCGGGCAATCCTCAGGATCCAAAGGAGCCCGAGTCCCATCCTTCGGTGGTGGGGCTCCTTCGGCTGGGAGAAGCTGCCCTTTGACCCCAAAGCTGCCTGCTCCTTCCAGGCTGAAGGGCAGGTTGTCCAGGCCGCCAGAGGTTTCCTGCAGGCAAATGCCGCTGTCTGCACTGCAGTGGCTGCCCTCCTCCGGCCCTGCCCCCTCTTCCCGCTGGCCGTTCTTCTCCGGAAGCACCACTCCCGGGCAACGGCTCCCTCGCCTCTCCCGCTGGGCGTCGTCATCCTGGGgacccaggaagaagagctgCTGGGTGGACTTGGTCTCCGGGCGTAGGATGTGGATTTGGCCTTCCTCCATCAGCCCCCAGCAGAAGCTGTGCCCGAGGGGGGGTTTCTGGCATGCGGaataaaaggggggagagagtcAACGGGCAGAGTCTCCAGGGCCACTCCACCTCTCCCAGGAATCTCACCCGATTCAGGAGATTCCTCCCGGAAAGAAGATTCCACCACCTCCGTCCCCCCAGGTCTTCCGGCAGACAACCCCATCCAAGGGGAAGGAGAAGCAGTCTGggcccaacccacccacccatctgactagagctggaagggacctcggggAGACCTTGGCCTGGAGCTGTGAATTGACCCTCCTTTCTGAGCTTCAGGTGAGGACAGTTTTTTCAACCGATGGCTCGTAAGTTTAAAAGAAGGTTGGCAGTTTGACTAACTCCTTGCTGGGGAGCAGAGAAGGCCCTGCAAACAGGGGGATTGCAGCCTTTGGGCAGGAGACACAATTCCTTTCTGAGCGGCTGGGATTTGCTTCTCGGGGGGCCGTCTGCTTTTGGGAAGCAGTGgttatttgggggaggggggtcttACCAAGACGGAAGGCATCCTTGTGGGCTTCTTCATGTAGGCAGAGGCCAAGCCCAGCCCTGCACCCAGAATCCCAAGACTTAGAAGAGTCAAGAGGGCCAAACTTGGGGTAAGGACAGTGTACTCTGCAAAGGAATATCCCACACGCGATTGATCAGGGTGGGCAGTGCTGGGCAAACTGCCCTCTCGACTCTGGCCCCCACCAGCTGGTGTGATCCAGAAAAAAACATGGACACCAAGAATGGTTGTCTTATTTAGGACAGTGAAAGAACTAGGAGCTAGAGAAAGGCCCCACCCACTGTTAGTCTTGGGCTGAGACCAACAAAGCCTTGTCCCCTCTGGACCTGTCTAGAAATACCAAGACCAAATTTTATCTCAAAGCTGCTCGGGGCCTCCAGACTTTTCAAGAAAGAAGTGAGGCCAAGGACATAGATGGGCCAGCAGAGAGCTGCCTCTGAGACAAGCTTCGctctgtgtgtgtgggtgtgtgagagagagagagagagagagaaggagggaaggagagagagagaaagagagagagaaggagggagagagagagagagagagggagggaggaggccttTGCCACAGGCTCTGACTTCCTTGGgggcagggaggagaggaggtgGGCGCTCACCTTCAAGGGCAGGTATGGAGACACACTGCTCCTCTGTCCAGTCAGCAGTGTTTGGCCTGGAGGCCACGCGAGGCTGTACGCTGATGCAGTACTGCTCCCCCCACAGTAGTGGGGGCAGGTCAAATTCCAGGCTGCTGTGGACCTGCAGGAGCTGTGGACAGGAACGGGCAGACCCTCAGGCCAAAGgaggcctcctccctccctccctccctcccaggccCAGCCCAGGCCCCGCTTCGGCCCCTCAGTCAGCGTCAGCGCTCGCTTGGGCTGAGGCTCACCTCCTGGTTGTCGGACACCCTTCTCACTCGGGCCAGGTATTCCCCCCAGGCCTGGTAACTGCCTTCGTAGGTGAGGTTGGCCCAGCAGCTAGTGGGGAGCTGCAGGGAGACCCGGAGCTGGTTGCCGCTCCTGGAGAGGCTCACCTTGGAGAGCCACAGGGTCgctgggaggaaggggggaggtgAGTGGGAGGCCCTAGGGGTCGTCCCGAGCAGCCCCCCGCCCAGGCCCGCCTCCACAAACCCGCGGCTCTCGGGCCCCGCCGCGGCCCGTCTTCGGCCTCCCGCGCTACCTTCGCCAGGCGTGAAGCGGCGCGTCCGGATCCAGGCGGAGGAGCGGTTGCCGGCTACGGCGCGCACCCGGGCCAAGTAGTGGACGGCGCGCTGCTGGGTTTCGCAGGTGAGGTCGCAGGAGACGGCCGCGGTCCCGGTGCAGTTGGCGGCGGTCCTCCAGCCGTCGCTGCCGACCCTGCGGGCGGCGGGAAGTGAAGCGGGAGGTTGTTCTGACCGGGGCCCCGCCCGCCTCTCCCTGCCGCCCGGCCCGGCCCGGCCCTTACCGCCGATACTGCACCTCGTACAGGAGCCCGGCGGCCGGCGTGGGGCCCGGTTCCCAGCGAAGCAGGTGATGGAAGACGCGGGCCTGGAAGTGGACGTCGGTGGGCGGGGCAAGGAGGACCCGCTCCCCTGCTGGAGGACACACGGGCAGCGCCCGGGCGGTTAGCGGGGCCCCGGGGCGTCTCGCCTGCTGCGCCTCCCgcccccgcccgcccttcgctcaCCGTGGCCCGGAAGGGAGGAGAAGGCCGCcgccagcaacagcagcagcagcagtagcgaGGACCCCCCCATCTCGTTCCCGGCCGTCCCGGGCGCTTGCCGGAGGGCGACTGATCGAAGAGCGTCGGCTGGCGTGCGCTGGAGCAGCTGACTCGCTTTCACTTCCCCTGGGCATTCCCCgctgcccccccgcccccgcttTCGGGAAAGCCCCGCCCGCGCCTCCTCTCTGCCGCGGGACCCGCCGCTTCtgccgggggaggaggaggggggtgcCGCTGGGGAAGGAGCAGCAGAAGAGGCCACGGGAGCTATCGCTCGCCCGGCTGCTCCGCTTCTGCTTCTGAGCTGGGACCCTTCCTCAACTCTGACAGTCCCTGCCTCAGTCGGAGGAGATGGAGAGTCCGCTGGGCCCGGTGGCTCTGGCTCCAGGACAGGAAGCGGGTGCCCGGCAGTCCTAGCTTTGCTCTAGCATGAAAGTCAGCCGGCCTCCCACCTGCCCCGGTTGCCAGAGGGAGCCTTAGAGGCGTTCGGTTTTCGGGCTCCCATCCCGACTTCCGAGGCTGAGCCTGGGGtcttcctcccgtcccgtgagaaCTG
The nucleotide sequence above comes from Erythrolamprus reginae isolate rEryReg1 chromosome 12, rEryReg1.hap1, whole genome shotgun sequence. Encoded proteins:
- the IL10RA gene encoding interleukin-10 receptor subunit alpha, coding for MGGSSLLLLLLLLAAAFSSLPGHAGERVLLAPPTDVHFQARVFHHLLRWEPGPTPAAGLLYEVQYRRVGSDGWRTAANCTGTAAVSCDLTCETQQRAVHYLARVRAVAGNRSSAWIRTRRFTPGEATLWLSKVSLSRSGNQLRVSLQLPTSCWANLTYEGSYQAWGEYLARVRRVSDNQELLQVHSSLEFDLPPLLWGEQYCISVQPRVASRPNTADWTEEQCVSIPALEEYTVLTPSLALLTLLSLGILGAGLGLASAYMKKPTRMPSVLKPPLGHSFCWGLMEEGQIHILRPETKSTQQLFFLGPQDDDAQRERRGSRCPGVVLPEKNGQREEGAGPEEGSHCSADSGICLQETSGGLDNLPFSLEGAGSFGVKGQLLPAEGAPPPKDGTRAPLDPEDCPGPPPSTDGESLPHPHLTTGYLKQTFLGAPPGTPAAALPKDFLHRLDQERAPFPSSTSSEVFGP